Part of the Dethiosulfovibrio russensis genome, CCAACAAAGAGGGTTACAACTGCGAGATAGAGGAGATCGACGACGGGCAGTGGGAGATTTGGATCGAGAAGACGAAATGAGTGGATAAAGGTGAATATAAGGGATAACAAATACTACAGGCTTTTCCTTAAAACCCCTTGGCCTTATTACGCAGGTGCGGTTATCCTGGCGGTCCTCAATATCGCTATTTTCGCTTCATCCGGCAAACCTTGGGGAGTGACATCTCCTTTCGCCCTTTGGGGAACCTGGATCTACGAGACATTGGGAGGATCGGTCGATACATGGGTATACTACGCTGGTAGTCACGGAAAGGCGTTATCCAAGGGATTGTTGGCCAACGGAGGAAGCATCAGAAACATAGGTATAATCGTAGGAGCCCTCCTTGCGACATTGTTGGCATCGGAGTTCAAGATAAAGAAGATAAAGAGCCTGAGACAGGTGGTAGCCGCAATCCTAGGTGGTCTCCTCATGGGATACGGGGCCAGAATTGCCTTCGGATGTAATATAGGAGCCCTTTTCAGCGGGGTGGCCTCCATGGCCCTATCCGGATGGATCTATTTGGCGTTCATGTTTCTGGGGGCCTTCGTGGGCAGCAAACTGCTGGTGAAATTCTTCATGTGAGGAGAGGTCCTTAATGGTTAAGAAGAGAGAGGACTACGACGTAGTTATCATAGGGGCAGGGTCAGCGGGACTGACGGCAGGTATATACTGCGGAAGAGCCAGGCTCAACACCCTGGTAATAGAACAGGGATTGGTCGGCGGATTGATAACCTCCACACAGGGCCTAGAGAACTATCCTGGTTTTCCCGAAGGGGTCGGCGGAGAGGAATTGATGAACCTCTTTTACAAACAGGCCAAAAGGTTTGGATGCAAATTCAAGCTTACAGGAGTAAAAGAAGTCGAACTAACAGGGACGGATAAAATAGTCCACACCTTTAGGAACGAGTACCACGCCAAAAGCGTGATAATAGCCACAGGGGTAAAACCCAAACCAATCGGTTGCGACGGAGAAGCCGAACTCATAGGCAAGGGTATTTCCTTCTGTTCCACCTGCGACGCTAACAACTGCATCGGCAAGGACGTCTACGTCGTAGGCGGAGGAGACTCCGCTGTGGAGGAAGCCATGTACCTCACCAAGTTCGCCAACAAGGTGACTTTGATCCACAGAAGAGATCAGCTTAGAGCGGCTAAATCCATACAGGAGAGAGCCTTCGAATGCAAATGCCTCGACTTCGTATGGGATTCTGTCGTCAAATCCATCGGAGGCACGGACTGCGTGACATCCATGGTTATAGAAAACGTAAAGACCAAAGAACAGAGGACTATCCTCCCTGGAGAGGGAACGAAGGACTTTATCGTCTTCCCCTATGTAGGGCTGACGCCTAAGACCCAGATCTTCCAGGGCCAGATCGAGATGGACCAAGGCTTCATAAAAGCCAACGAAAAGATGGAGACATCCTGCCCGGGCGTGTACGTGGCAGGGGACGTCAGGACAAAGACCCTCCGGCAGGTCATCACAGCAGCCTCGGATGGCGCAATAGCAGCGGTGGAAGCGGAAAACTACATACTTACCAGTTGATAATCTAGATGGCGGCATCTAATAAATGCCGCCATCTACAGTAACCATAAATCTTCCGCGAGGCCACCCCGACAGAACCCGTTCGAGACAGGGCCCAATTAGTGGAGCTATGCAATCATCTTACAATTTCGGGCAAGCCCTCCACGAAGGCCTTGATCTCGTCTCGAACCCTTCGGTAAAAACCCAACGCCTCCTCCTCGCTCTGGGCCTCTCTTGCCAATGCCGGAGGATCCTCGAATCCCACGTGAATCGTCTCGGCATCGCCGGGAAAGACCGGACAGGTGCCTCTGGCCTTGTCGCAAACGGTTATAACCAGGTCCATGGACGAATCGAAAAACTCTGTAACGCTCTTGGATCGGTGACCGGAGATATCCACTCCAGCCTCGGCCATTACCTTTACTGCCAGAGGATCCAGACCATGAGGGGCCGATCCGGCGGAAAAGGCGGTGTATCGATCCCCCCATGTGTGCCTCGTCCAACCCTCCGCCATCTGACTTCTACAGGAATTCCCGGTGCATAGAAACAATATCCTCATGAGATATACCCGAATATGGTTC contains:
- a CDS encoding YeeE/YedE thiosulfate transporter family protein, translating into MNIRDNKYYRLFLKTPWPYYAGAVILAVLNIAIFASSGKPWGVTSPFALWGTWIYETLGGSVDTWVYYAGSHGKALSKGLLANGGSIRNIGIIVGALLATLLASEFKIKKIKSLRQVVAAILGGLLMGYGARIAFGCNIGALFSGVASMALSGWIYLAFMFLGAFVGSKLLVKFFM
- a CDS encoding arsenate reductase ArsC, which codes for MRILFLCTGNSCRSQMAEGWTRHTWGDRYTAFSAGSAPHGLDPLAVKVMAEAGVDISGHRSKSVTEFFDSSMDLVITVCDKARGTCPVFPGDAETIHVGFEDPPALAREAQSEEEALGFYRRVRDEIKAFVEGLPEIVR
- a CDS encoding NAD(P)/FAD-dependent oxidoreductase, with amino-acid sequence MVKKREDYDVVIIGAGSAGLTAGIYCGRARLNTLVIEQGLVGGLITSTQGLENYPGFPEGVGGEELMNLFYKQAKRFGCKFKLTGVKEVELTGTDKIVHTFRNEYHAKSVIIATGVKPKPIGCDGEAELIGKGISFCSTCDANNCIGKDVYVVGGGDSAVEEAMYLTKFANKVTLIHRRDQLRAAKSIQERAFECKCLDFVWDSVVKSIGGTDCVTSMVIENVKTKEQRTILPGEGTKDFIVFPYVGLTPKTQIFQGQIEMDQGFIKANEKMETSCPGVYVAGDVRTKTLRQVITAASDGAIAAVEAENYILTS